Proteins encoded by one window of Kitasatospora sp. HUAS MG31:
- a CDS encoding 3-hydroxybutyryl-CoA dehydrogenase, whose protein sequence is MGSGIAEVFARAGLDTVVCERDATALRAARARIDHSLHRAVDRGRIDPEDREDAWAHLLFADDLEALADRQLVVEAVVEDEAVKTEVLSGLDKILAAEDAVLATNTSAIPVTRLGIATGRASHVLGLHFFNPAPVMPLVELVESLHTHPEVAQRVEAFATGTLGKRVIRSRDRAGFVVNALLVPYLLSAIRMAEAGHAAPEDIDAGMVHGCAHPMGPLHLADLIGLDTVEAIARSLYEEYKEPLYAPPPLLSRMVEAGLLGRKSGCGFHPYREG, encoded by the coding sequence ATGGGCTCCGGCATCGCCGAGGTCTTCGCCCGCGCCGGGCTCGACACCGTCGTCTGCGAACGCGACGCCACCGCTCTGCGCGCCGCCCGCGCCCGGATCGACCACTCCCTGCACCGCGCGGTGGACCGGGGCCGCATCGACCCCGAGGACCGCGAGGACGCCTGGGCACATCTGCTGTTCGCCGACGACCTCGAAGCCCTCGCCGACCGCCAGCTCGTGGTCGAGGCCGTCGTCGAGGACGAGGCCGTCAAGACCGAGGTCCTCTCCGGCCTCGACAAGATCCTCGCCGCCGAGGACGCCGTCCTCGCCACCAACACCTCCGCCATCCCGGTGACCAGGCTCGGCATCGCCACCGGCCGTGCCTCGCACGTGCTCGGCCTGCACTTCTTCAACCCGGCGCCGGTGATGCCCCTGGTCGAGCTCGTGGAGTCGCTGCACACCCACCCCGAGGTGGCGCAGCGCGTCGAGGCCTTCGCGACCGGCACCCTCGGCAAGCGCGTCATCCGCTCCCGCGACCGCGCCGGCTTCGTCGTCAACGCCCTCCTCGTCCCGTACCTGCTGTCCGCGATCCGGATGGCCGAGGCCGGGCACGCCGCCCCCGAGGACATCGACGCCGGCATGGTCCACGGCTGCGCCCACCCGATGGGCCCGCTCCACCTCGCCGACCTGATCGGCCTGGACACCGTCGAGGCGATCGCCCGCTCGCTGTACGAGGAGTACAAGGAGCCGCTGTACGCTCCGCCGCCGCTGCTCTCCCGGATGGTCGAGGCGGGCCTGCTCGGCCGCAAGAGCGGCTGTGGCTTCCACCCCTACCGGGAGGGATGA
- a CDS encoding AfsR/SARP family transcriptional regulator, translating into MRFGVLGSLEVFDGDHPVVVERPRRRAALAFLLLHANRPVTTEQLVDALWEADPPHSARGQVHTAVSELRKVLGPGEGGPLTSRNGNYRLSVADCALDLATFRTRVGEARRLAGSGDARGAARSVRRGLDLWRGAALVDITAPFAAPVRAQLEEQRFAAHELLADIELGAGRHRELVPGLTALLTDHPVREGIAERLMVALYRSGRQTDALAVARSLRALLVEEFGLDPGRSLVELEQAVLRGDPALAAPGGPVVRVSGCSPVAAGAHRDRGTRAVGPRPAPAGPAGRSWSDRWGQVPRPAQLPPPTGGFVGQEEELSGLDAVADGPSGDPGVVLVTGPAGVGKTALAVRWAHRRSPTFPDGQLFVDLRGCSDSEAEQPEHVLERFLIALGVPAPQIPSSLGAREGLYRSCLAGRRVLVVLDNARDYRQIRPLLPGAPGCLTVVTSRGMLGTLVVELGATAIRVDSLCPERAVEVIGRVVGPEVVAAEPGAALELARLCGGLPLALRIAAARALEDRMPLGDLVVELAAEDGRLDGLEFPGDESSAVGRALDHTDLDALQALKGLGSYHGRLTVSAGSRFTALRRNEVRSYLRSTGV; encoded by the coding sequence ATGCGCTTTGGCGTTCTCGGATCGCTGGAGGTTTTCGACGGGGACCACCCGGTCGTGGTGGAGCGGCCACGGCGGCGCGCCGCCCTGGCTTTTCTCCTGCTCCACGCGAACCGCCCGGTCACCACCGAACAGCTGGTGGACGCGCTGTGGGAGGCGGATCCCCCGCACAGCGCGCGCGGCCAGGTGCACACCGCGGTCTCGGAGTTGCGCAAGGTCCTCGGTCCCGGTGAGGGGGGCCCGCTGACCTCCCGGAACGGGAACTACCGGCTGTCGGTGGCGGACTGCGCGCTCGACCTGGCCACCTTCCGCACCCGGGTGGGCGAGGCGCGGCGGCTCGCCGGGTCCGGTGACGCGCGCGGGGCGGCACGGAGCGTGCGCCGCGGCCTCGACCTGTGGCGGGGCGCAGCGCTCGTCGACATCACCGCCCCGTTCGCGGCACCGGTGCGCGCCCAGTTGGAGGAGCAGCGGTTCGCCGCCCATGAGCTGCTGGCCGACATCGAGCTCGGCGCGGGGCGGCACCGTGAGCTGGTGCCCGGGTTGACGGCGCTGCTCACCGACCACCCGGTCCGGGAGGGGATCGCCGAGCGGTTGATGGTGGCGCTGTACCGCAGTGGCCGGCAGACCGACGCGCTGGCGGTGGCCCGTTCGCTGCGCGCGTTGCTGGTCGAGGAGTTCGGGCTGGATCCGGGGCGTTCGCTGGTCGAGCTGGAGCAGGCCGTTCTGCGCGGTGACCCGGCGCTCGCCGCTCCCGGGGGTCCGGTGGTGCGGGTCTCCGGCTGCTCGCCGGTCGCCGCCGGGGCCCACCGCGACCGGGGAACGCGGGCCGTCGGGCCCCGGCCCGCGCCGGCCGGGCCGGCCGGGCGGAGTTGGTCGGACCGGTGGGGGCAGGTCCCGCGGCCGGCGCAACTACCGCCGCCCACGGGAGGGTTCGTCGGTCAGGAAGAGGAGCTGTCCGGTCTGGACGCGGTGGCGGACGGCCCCTCCGGCGACCCGGGGGTCGTCCTGGTGACCGGCCCGGCCGGAGTGGGCAAGACCGCCCTGGCCGTCCGCTGGGCGCACCGCCGGTCCCCCACCTTTCCGGACGGGCAGCTCTTCGTGGACCTCCGGGGCTGCTCCGATTCCGAGGCGGAGCAGCCCGAGCACGTGCTGGAGCGCTTCCTGATCGCCCTGGGTGTTCCGGCCCCGCAGATCCCCAGCTCGCTGGGGGCCCGTGAGGGCCTCTACCGTTCCTGTCTGGCCGGCCGTCGGGTCCTGGTCGTCCTGGACAACGCCCGCGACTACCGGCAGATCCGGCCGCTGCTGCCCGGCGCTCCCGGTTGCCTGACCGTGGTCACCAGCCGCGGCATGCTGGGCACCCTGGTGGTCGAGTTGGGGGCCACGGCGATCCGGGTGGACTCCTTGTGCCCCGAGCGTGCGGTGGAGGTGATCGGCCGGGTCGTCGGCCCGGAGGTGGTCGCCGCCGAGCCGGGGGCCGCGCTCGAACTCGCCCGTCTGTGCGGCGGGCTGCCGCTGGCGCTGCGGATCGCCGCCGCCCGGGCGTTGGAGGACCGGATGCCGCTCGGTGACCTGGTGGTGGAACTCGCCGCCGAGGACGGCCGGCTGGACGGCCTCGAGTTCCCCGGCGACGAGAGCAGTGCCGTCGGGCGGGCCCTGGACCACACGGACCTTGACGCCCTCCAGGCCCTGAAGGGCCTGGGTTCCTACCACGGTCGGCTGACCGTCTCGGCGGGTTCCCGCTTCACGGCGCTGCGCCGGAACGAGGTCCGGTCTTACCTGCGCTCCACAGGCGTTTAG
- a CDS encoding MauE/DoxX family redox-associated membrane protein — MSVLVLGCRALLAVVFVVAVAGKARSRASVAAFTASLADFRWLPARLRSPVAVGTLTAEAAAVVLLAVAARAGAAAVLALLSVFTVATLRAGRAADCGCFTSGRAASGRAASGAGAFLGRNALLAVAALAVVSGPDRPVAPAPGAVAVLAGAAVGLLVTRWDDLAYLLRGPAAP, encoded by the coding sequence ATGAGCGTCCTGGTCCTGGGCTGCCGCGCGCTGCTGGCCGTGGTGTTCGTGGTCGCGGTGGCGGGCAAGGCACGCAGTCGTGCCTCGGTCGCGGCCTTCACGGCCTCGCTCGCGGACTTCCGGTGGCTGCCCGCCCGGCTCCGGTCCCCGGTCGCGGTCGGCACGCTGACCGCCGAGGCGGCGGCGGTGGTGCTGCTGGCCGTGGCGGCCCGGGCGGGGGCGGCCGCCGTCCTGGCCCTGCTGTCGGTGTTCACGGTGGCGACGCTGCGGGCCGGCCGGGCGGCCGACTGCGGTTGCTTCACCTCCGGCCGTGCCGCTTCCGGCCGTGCCGCCTCCGGGGCGGGCGCCTTCCTCGGGCGGAACGCGCTGCTGGCGGTCGCCGCCCTGGCCGTGGTGTCCGGCCCGGACCGGCCGGTCGCGCCGGCACCGGGGGCTGTCGCCGTCCTGGCGGGCGCGGCCGTCGGGCTGCTGGTCACCCGCTGGGACGACCTGGCCTACCTGCTGCGGGGCCCGGCGGCGCCCTGA
- a CDS encoding ABC transporter ATP-binding protein codes for MQKSARKPSLRRLPAILRIAFLAAPLPAAGYLVLTVLGGAVPTALAWSTKGLLDKIARGAGSDGIVRQAFLLALLGVASALAPRLARHCQAMTQRATRLWMRDRLFRALNEVRDISWFEDPVSMDRVQLALNASTTAPEVLLAGCLSALQGALIAVGLLGSLWVISPVVFLLLTVAALPVLAGQLLLSREQTRLEEDTVQASRREVFYRMLITGLDAVKEVRIFGLGDFFRERMNRETRSIHLAQQRVDTRQLLRQAVLAVLSAVVVGGCVVWSAAEAADGRLGIGDLSVFIAAAAGVQGAVLQTATGIGDGYKSLLAFESYRAVTGVRAAGAAKATGPVGEPVRLDGDIEVRDLWFRYSDEGDWVLRGVDLTIPAGRSLALVGVNGAGKSTLVKLLCGLYEPTRGSISVGGRDIRTVPAGDHQLGVGAIFQDYMSYDLSAAENIGLGDLGRLEDRAAIRAAAGRAGADGFLESLPDGYDTLLSRIFFAGDAAGGRSRGTHLSGGQWQRLAVARGLMKRRSHLVILDEPSSGLDAEAEAALHEALLDDAAGTTRLLISHRLGAVKAADAIAVLEQGRIGALGDHRALMAAGGTYHRLFTVQAAGYADAAV; via the coding sequence ATGCAGAAAAGCGCCCGAAAGCCGAGCCTTAGGCGGCTTCCCGCCATCCTTCGCATCGCCTTCCTGGCGGCACCGCTCCCGGCCGCCGGATATCTCGTCCTCACCGTTCTCGGCGGAGCGGTGCCGACCGCGCTCGCGTGGTCCACGAAAGGACTGCTGGACAAAATCGCGCGCGGCGCCGGCTCGGACGGGATCGTCCGGCAGGCGTTTCTTCTGGCGCTGCTCGGCGTCGCCTCCGCGCTGGCTCCGCGGCTGGCCCGCCACTGCCAGGCGATGACCCAGCGCGCGACCCGGCTGTGGATGCGCGACCGGCTGTTCCGCGCCCTCAACGAGGTCCGGGACATCTCCTGGTTCGAGGATCCGGTCTCGATGGACCGCGTCCAGCTGGCGCTGAACGCCAGCACCACCGCGCCGGAGGTGCTGCTGGCCGGCTGCCTGTCCGCCCTCCAGGGCGCCCTGATCGCCGTCGGGTTGCTCGGGAGCCTGTGGGTCATCAGCCCGGTGGTCTTCCTGCTGCTCACCGTGGCCGCGCTCCCGGTGCTCGCCGGCCAGCTGCTCCTCTCCCGCGAGCAGACCCGGCTGGAGGAGGACACCGTCCAGGCCTCCCGGCGCGAGGTGTTCTACCGGATGCTGATCACCGGCCTCGACGCGGTCAAGGAAGTCCGGATCTTCGGGCTCGGGGACTTCTTCCGCGAGCGGATGAACCGTGAGACCCGGTCGATCCACCTGGCGCAGCAGCGGGTCGACACGCGGCAGTTGCTCCGTCAGGCGGTGCTGGCCGTGCTGTCGGCCGTCGTCGTCGGGGGGTGTGTGGTCTGGTCGGCCGCCGAGGCGGCGGACGGCCGGTTGGGCATCGGGGACCTCTCCGTCTTCATCGCCGCGGCGGCGGGCGTGCAGGGCGCGGTCCTGCAGACGGCGACCGGGATCGGTGACGGCTACAAGTCCCTGCTGGCCTTCGAGAGCTACCGGGCCGTCACCGGGGTGAGGGCCGCCGGGGCCGCCAAGGCGACCGGGCCGGTGGGCGAGCCTGTACGGCTCGACGGCGACATCGAGGTGAGGGACCTGTGGTTCCGTTACTCGGACGAGGGTGACTGGGTGCTGCGGGGCGTCGACCTGACCATCCCCGCCGGCCGTTCCCTGGCCCTGGTCGGCGTCAACGGCGCCGGCAAGTCCACGCTGGTGAAGCTGCTGTGCGGCCTTTATGAGCCCACCCGCGGGTCGATCTCGGTCGGCGGCCGGGACATCCGGACCGTTCCCGCCGGGGACCATCAGCTCGGGGTCGGGGCGATCTTCCAGGACTACATGAGCTACGACCTGTCGGCCGCCGAGAACATCGGTCTCGGTGACCTGGGCCGTCTGGAGGACCGGGCGGCGATCCGGGCGGCCGCGGGCAGGGCGGGCGCCGACGGGTTCCTCGAGTCGCTGCCCGACGGGTACGACACCCTGCTGAGCCGGATCTTCTTCGCCGGTGACGCGGCCGGTGGGCGCTCCCGCGGGACCCACCTGTCCGGCGGGCAGTGGCAGCGGCTGGCGGTCGCCCGGGGGCTGATGAAGCGCCGCAGCCACCTGGTGATCCTCGACGAGCCCAGCTCCGGTCTGGACGCCGAGGCCGAGGCGGCCCTCCACGAGGCGCTGCTGGACGACGCGGCCGGCACCACCCGCCTGTTGATCTCGCACCGGCTCGGCGCGGTCAAGGCCGCCGACGCCATCGCGGTGCTCGAACAGGGGCGGATCGGCGCGCTCGGCGACCACCGGGCGCTGATGGCCGCCGGCGGCACGTACCACCGGCTGTTCACCGTCCAGGCCGCCGGGTACGCCGATGCCGCCGTCTGA
- a CDS encoding S26 family signal peptidase, with translation MTGTTSAALAGATAVALAAAATLTARLLRRRLFLVTVRGLSMFPTLAPGDRMLAVGPGRRPPRTGDIVVAPAPRTVGWAGQRAARTDDRDAHRVIKRVAAVGGDRVPERLRSFSGLRDRESVPEGTVLLLGDGRHSEDSRHWGFCPQHLLVGRVLLRVARGPAAAPGGHTGGQPPAPGPPVPIPAPDGTRTDGR, from the coding sequence ATGACCGGCACCACGTCGGCCGCCCTCGCGGGCGCCACGGCCGTGGCACTCGCCGCGGCGGCGACGCTGACGGCCCGCCTGCTGAGGCGGCGTCTGTTCCTGGTCACGGTCCGGGGGCTGAGCATGTTCCCGACGCTCGCCCCCGGCGACCGGATGCTGGCCGTGGGCCCGGGCCGCAGGCCGCCGAGGACCGGGGACATCGTGGTCGCGCCCGCGCCCCGCACGGTCGGCTGGGCGGGCCAGCGGGCCGCCCGCACCGACGACCGGGACGCCCACCGGGTGATCAAGCGGGTGGCGGCCGTCGGCGGCGACCGCGTCCCCGAGCGGCTCCGCTCCTTCTCCGGCCTGCGCGACCGGGAGAGCGTGCCCGAGGGCACCGTGCTCCTGCTGGGCGACGGTCGGCACAGCGAGGACTCCCGCCACTGGGGGTTCTGCCCGCAGCACCTGCTCGTCGGCCGGGTGCTGCTGCGGGTGGCCCGCGGCCCCGCGGCCGCCCCGGGCGGCCACACCGGCGGGCAACCGCCGGCCCCCGGACCTCCGGTGCCAATCCCGGCCCCGGACGGCACGCGCACGGACGGGAGGTGA
- a CDS encoding HesA/MoeB/ThiF family protein → MRRPTVKDEHLPYRTGDGSVRIGGGVHGLAAEIRDPLGRVWTALTLMDGTRSRAEIVDGLTARHLGLPAQGAARLVDGLVATGYVEDAAAEDPAELSPAERDRYRRNREFFRMVDLRPRPGRWDAQLSLKRAGVVVLGLGGTGSHAAWALAAAGVGRVHCVDPDVVERANLARQVLYTEDDLGRSKAATAARRLRAVNSEIAVSHECRAVDGPEALADLVAGYDVLALCADEPDSEALRGWASEVCAHTGVPWVGGGYDGPYVSVGVFGPGGPCFWCLAAGEEARLPGGPAPRLGGNGVIGPSAGISGSLVAYEVIALLTGVSRIPPGYLRGLNLIVPDEPVLVRHPARPGCRSCSAAATGQAEG, encoded by the coding sequence ATGCGACGACCGACGGTGAAGGACGAGCACCTCCCCTACCGGACCGGCGACGGCTCGGTCCGGATCGGCGGCGGGGTCCACGGGCTCGCCGCCGAGATCCGCGACCCGCTCGGCCGGGTCTGGACCGCCCTCACGCTGATGGACGGCACCCGCAGTCGCGCCGAGATCGTCGACGGCCTGACCGCCCGCCACCTCGGGCTGCCGGCCCAGGGCGCCGCCCGGCTGGTCGACGGCCTCGTCGCGACCGGCTACGTCGAGGACGCGGCCGCCGAGGACCCGGCGGAACTGAGCCCGGCCGAACGCGACCGCTACCGCCGCAACCGGGAGTTCTTCCGCATGGTCGACCTCCGGCCCCGGCCCGGCCGCTGGGACGCGCAGCTGAGCCTGAAGCGGGCCGGGGTCGTGGTCCTCGGCCTGGGCGGCACCGGCAGCCACGCCGCCTGGGCGCTCGCCGCCGCCGGCGTGGGCCGGGTGCACTGCGTGGACCCGGACGTCGTCGAGCGGGCCAACCTGGCCCGGCAGGTCCTCTACACGGAGGACGACCTCGGCCGGTCCAAGGCCGCGACGGCGGCCCGCCGTCTGCGGGCCGTCAACTCCGAGATCGCGGTCAGCCACGAGTGCCGGGCCGTGGACGGCCCCGAGGCTCTCGCGGACCTGGTCGCCGGGTACGACGTCCTGGCGCTGTGCGCGGACGAGCCGGACTCCGAGGCCCTGCGCGGGTGGGCCTCGGAGGTCTGCGCGCACACCGGCGTGCCCTGGGTCGGCGGCGGCTACGACGGGCCGTACGTCTCGGTCGGGGTCTTCGGACCCGGCGGGCCGTGCTTTTGGTGCCTGGCCGCCGGCGAGGAGGCCCGGCTGCCGGGCGGCCCCGCTCCCCGGCTGGGCGGCAACGGCGTGATCGGCCCGTCCGCCGGGATCTCCGGCAGCCTCGTGGCGTACGAGGTCATCGCGCTGCTGACCGGCGTCTCCCGGATCCCTCCGGGCTACCTACGCGGTCTCAACCTGATCGTCCCGGACGAGCCGGTGCTCGTCCGGCATCCGGCCCGGCCCGGCTGCCGGTCCTGCTCCGCCGCCGCCACCGGGCAGGCGGAGGGATGA
- the thpR gene encoding RNA 2',3'-cyclic phosphodiesterase, with amino-acid sequence MNDRPEPPTLRVFVALAPPDDAKDELARALQPTYATYPRLRWNRIEDWHITLAFLGELPSTAVPPLRSVLADLATTRPALHLALRGSGHFDERLLWSGIDGDLEGLHLLATDVRNLVDSCGIEFTDRPLRPHLTLARSRRDDPTSVPGAAADLAGFAGRPWLTDRLHLVGSNIGRGPGPIRYRDIEAWRFGTGLRPGDDSAPGAP; translated from the coding sequence GTGAACGACCGACCCGAGCCCCCGACCCTGCGCGTGTTCGTCGCGCTGGCCCCGCCCGACGACGCCAAGGACGAACTGGCCCGGGCCCTGCAGCCCACCTACGCCACCTACCCCCGGCTGCGATGGAACCGGATCGAGGACTGGCACATCACCCTCGCCTTCCTCGGCGAACTCCCCTCCACAGCCGTACCGCCCCTCCGATCGGTGCTCGCCGACCTGGCCACCACCCGCCCCGCCCTCCACCTCGCCCTGCGCGGGAGCGGCCACTTCGACGAACGACTGCTGTGGAGTGGGATCGACGGGGACCTGGAAGGACTCCACCTGCTCGCCACCGACGTCCGCAACCTCGTCGACTCCTGCGGGATCGAGTTCACCGACCGCCCGCTGCGCCCCCACCTGACGCTGGCCCGCTCCCGCCGCGACGATCCCACCAGCGTGCCCGGGGCCGCGGCCGACCTCGCCGGGTTCGCGGGCCGGCCGTGGCTCACCGACCGTCTCCACCTGGTCGGCAGCAACATCGGCCGCGGGCCCGGACCGATCCGCTACCGCGACATCGAGGCGTGGCGATTCGGCACCGGCCTCCGGCCCGGGGACGACAGCGCCCCCGGCGCACCGTAG